From the Salminus brasiliensis chromosome 15, fSalBra1.hap2, whole genome shotgun sequence genome, the window CCAAACACTGGGACACACGTTCCCTCCTTCCCCCCTGATTCTACACCTGTTAGTAACAACTTGCTGGCACAAACAGTGCACATTAACATGGTAATTGGTATTAGTGATGTTTTCTTGTCAATAAAACATAAATGATACACTTGAAAAGGGCAGATTTATAATCACAAATAATTTATTAACtttaaataaacatacatatgAGAAAAAAGTACAAATCTATCACTATAGAAATACAAATATCAATAAACTACTTTATTTGTTAAGACCATACTGTGGATTTCTGTCAAAACATTCAGGCAACAATGCAAAATTTCAAAGCTGTGATCCAACTTTAGTTATCAATTTTTAAACTTTGCTACACTGGATTCTTTGTGGCTCCtcaaacattaaaacataaacTGCTTAAACAACAACTAAACTGAGCTGTTAACTAGACATTAAACAAACCCTAATATTAACTTAATTCAATTTTCAAGAATTAAGTCCATTTTAAAACAAAGTTTAAAATTTTGCACAGTTGTGTGTTTAACAATAATTATTTGTTTGAATAAATTTTATTGATGTCTAGTTTACAACTTGTCAGTCCCACAGTGGGTTGGCTTAGACAGATTTCAGCTTTTCAATAAGTCATGTTAGTTGCTGTGCATTAATGGCTCAGTACAGCCTGGGGCCTGTACTCATTCAGTGATTTGAGAGATCTGATGTATGTTCAAGAAAACCAAGGAAtgtgctctttaaaaaaaactcttttaacAAACCCCATtaagaatgcaaaaaaaaacaaaacatcaacaTGTTAAAATTCCAAATGAGTTTCAATCAAGTATTAAGTTAAACAAATCACAAACACTTTTTTACACTGGCTAGGTCTCTAATCATGCTAATATCAGCTTATAATAGAATATGGCAATATTCAGATAAGGCACGTGTGATAAAACACCCGATCTTGTACTGAATATACAGCATTGCTTCTActgcagtggaaaaaaaaacagttacatTGAGACAAAAGTCTGAACACTTGTTCAGATCTTTTTAGTTTAATGTACAGCAGTGTCAAAATGTTTGGGCACTCCTGTTCAaaatttgtaattgtaattaacAAGATGACATGATTTTCAAAAGATCATTTCTATAAAATGTTATGAAAGATTTTTttggtttcctttttttttataggttcaaaataacaacaacaacaacaacaacaacaacaaaaagaaaatagcCTGAAGCAAAAGTGTGAGCGGTCTTAAATACACTACTCTTTTAaagtctatccacagattttcgTTAGTTTCCCTTAGCTTGCACcccttgaggtagtccattgtgaaTTTTGAGATGTGTTTAGGACCATTACCCTGCTGTTGAAGCAGTCCTCCTTACATCTTCAGCTTGTGTTACAGACAGTGTGATGTTTGTTTCCTAAATTtatggtatttaattgaatagATTATTCCTTCTACTAATAAAATGTTCAAAAACAGTTGCGTCAAGCTTGTTTAGAGGTCCCAAAGGTCGGACACTGAATTGTGTAGTGAAGCAAGTTTTTTGTCTAATGGCGCTTCCctaaaggtcatatttgtgcaagtGCCGCTGCATTGTAACACGTAACGTTTTGCAGTGAAACAGGGTTTTTAATTGGCCTTTGAAGCAATCGTATAAGTGATTCTCTAAAATGAATTTCTTGGTCTTCTAGTCAAAAATGCAAAAACCTCCACCATTCCTGTTACTgctatttcttaattacattatgaacCGGGGAAACATTTTCCTATAGCCTTATCCTGCATTTCAGGCATCAaagatttacttttaattatttattattattaaatgtttaattattagcTGTTTAAAGGAGCTCATGGCTGTTGATTGTGTTCATTGTTGGGAAAAGGTTTAAGTTTGAATTTGCATTACAGATGATTCTAAACAAGCCATAGTTTAAACTGAAACTCTGGTGAAAGTTCTGAGAGTTCAGATCTCTTGGGGAAACATTTACATagcaaattgtacaaaacaGAAATAATGCATTAATGAATGCCTTttagagatcagttcatcttgtACTCAACTAATCATtgtaacagatattttgaccagggttCAACTGTAATGAGAATACTATGGCAAAATAACTCATTATATTGCTAGAAACATtttatagttatttattttagaatacAAAATAATGTTTGGACTGGCAGTAACAACAAGAGATAGAATTGCTTATACCTAATAATGGCACTACAACACAATACACCCTCATGTGGGGAAAGATCCAATTTTCTGCTAACAAAACAAACTAGAGACAAGAGACTCCTGCCATTGGACCTACTAAAGGGGAATTTCAcgcatttctgcataattaaatagtTAGGATGTAAAGCAAGTCATCCAcagtggtttggtgtaaaatgttCTATCCTTGAGAAACTAATAGATTCAAAACACATGAACCAGATgtcaaaatgtgtttaaataccTCATATATATCACAGAATATACAGTTGCAGTCAAAATATTTAACcctcattgcaaattaggtttattatcGAAATGTACAACCTTTCAGCTATTTGAAATAAACTTATCAAACAATAACAATttacacagctcaacacaactaatataacaagtgctccACAAGTCTATAAATCTCCAAAAGAGAAAATAGATCTCTTCAGAATGATATCTTCAGAGAAGATATCATTGCTTTGCACAAATAaggaaaaagatacaaaaaGAGCAAAGGCATTGAATGTTCCTCGAGAGACAGTTGGAGGGCCAAAACCTTTAAGGGACTGCAAAAGACCTACAGCAAAGCACAGTAAGGCGCATACTAAAAGCTGAAGGACTTCATGCCCatacacctctactgacccaaaagaCCATAGGTAAGTCACAGGAGATTTGGGATTTTGTTCTGTGATGAAcacagtcacctgacttgaATCACATAGAAAAAATAGATTTAAATAGATTTAAAGAAACTGCATGCAAACTGAAGAATATCAGTGAATGGGAGGCCATTGCCCATGGAGAAAAGGTTAAGATTCTTCATGAATGTTGCCAAAAGTTGGTGTCTGACTATGCAGCAGATcaataacagcaaaagggtgctctacCAAGTAAAGACATTTGTCattaaggggttgaataattgcagtagtcattaaaagtggaaTTTTTGTTACATTTGCACACAtccacttgttatattagttagTGCAGCTATTTAagttgttcttgtttgattgtttaAATTTAAGTGAAAGTTAAAAGTTTGTAAAAGCTTGTAACTTTTACCAATAAACCTAAATAAGGGGTCAAAATTTCAATTGCAACTGtatcagaaataaaaaaaatgaataagatcaaaaaaataaaataaaatacatacacatacatatataaagaaATTCACTCcaaatgactgtttacatctaAATGATTCAACTACACATCATTTTTAGGTATTTTCCCTGTAAAGAAATAGTTTGACAAAAATTGGTTGCCTAATTGTTTgataattcatttaatttattgtttTCCCCAGATTCACTTAATCAGCCAAAATCTGtgtaaatatatggacatgatTCTTTAGCTtacaatgggagatgctagaCTACTGTTACACAGGACATAGACTACTGTTGGACCTACATTATCCACATACCGCTCCACATTTTAGAATTGTTCTGTATACACCACATTTGATCTGGGTGCATTTTGAGTGGGATGAGGGGCATTAAGAGCGGAGTCCAGTATTTATTAATGCCAATACAATAGTCCTCATAcaaaagcaaacttcagatactAAACAAACAACCAATATTTTGACTGATGGACTGCATATTGAAAAGTTGAGTCAAGTTGATTCgatgttgttgtttgttgttttttttaatgtgtttttttgctCATTGCATAAGCATACATATGACTTAACACGACTTCATCAACAATTTCCAAAACTGTCTCTATATGTAGCCCAGCTTTATTTCATCTTACATTTTCATGTTTGCGAGAGTGTGTTTAaagttttcttttttaccaaacgcttcCCTTTTTTACATCGCTTGTGTCTTAATATgtgtggagctacagtttcatTACCTTAACAGAAGTAAGAGCACTGTTCTCCCCCTCACTCTGATTGTCCACTTCTTCATCCTCCTCCCCTTCCTCCTCATCTAGTTGGAGGCTTCCAGAAGAGAAGCGCATGCGAGCTATGGGGCCGGAGTGTACAACTTTTCCCAAAGCAGGGCAGTAGTAAGGATAGAAGGGGTCAGAGTCTGAGTCACTGTAATTCCCTGTGCCGAGCATGCACAAAGAGGTGGGCCTTTCTGGCAGGGGGGTGGTGCTTAGAGGGAGGTAGGTTGGCCTAGCAGGGACCTGGTGACGTGAAAGGTGGGGGTAATAGCCTAGAGGCCGGAACTCCGAAGCGTGGGCAGCAGCTGAGGAAGCAAGGGTAGGTCTCTGAAATTTTACATTTGGCTGGCTCGAGGCCCGGTGAGGTAATCCAGTTTGAAAGGTGGAGTCATCACTATAGTGCCCAGCTTGCAACCTTCCCATGTTGAGCCTTCTGTTCAAACCCACTCCCTGATCCCCTCCTGACAGGGGGTAAGGCCTCGATCCGGCCAATCCCAACCCAGAAAGGCGGAGTCTTTCAAGATGCTGCTGCCGCCGTGGTGGTGACAAAGAAGAAGGTGAAGAAGAGAGGCCAGTCTGCCTGGACAAATGCTTCAGAGGAGTCAAACTCTGATGAGCCTGGGTTAGGcgatccagagaagaagaagtgtGGTCTTGTAGCAGGTAAGGGTACGTTGGAAGAGGGAAGGTAGGTAGCACTGGATGGAATTGCAAGTGGGGGTTGTTGGGATAGAGGAGTACCAGGTGCTGGGCACTGGGTGACTGACGTCTCTTTGCCCGTGGCCTTTGGGACCCCCTGCCTTGTCgctctgctccagatgtggACATGGAACGGAGCTTTGGAGATGCAGACTTACTTGAGAAGGCGGGGTTTCTCGACAAGGGCCGAGATCGTTCAAGCTCATCAGAAAATACGTCTACTTGTTGCTCAGAAACGGCAAAGTGGAATGGATAGGTCTGCTCATAGAtctgcagaaacacacataAAAGTTCTTAGACAAAAGAAGATGTGTCTAAGCACAAAACATATGGTTCCTAACCCTCAATTCAAGACTTGAACTGATCAAGGCCTTACTGTCAGATAAAACTGGATAAAAGTTCTTAGACAAAAGAAGATGTGTCTAAGCACAAAACATATGGTTCCTAACCCTCAATTCAAGACTTGAACTGATCAAGGCCTTACTGTCAGATAAAACTGGATACCACAAATGTTTTTAACACACATATGAATTATAAAAAGATTGTGAGTTTATAAAAGACTTTATGCTCTTTCGTATCATACCTGTTTGGAAACATCAGTGAGTAAGTCAGGTGATGATTTGCAATGGCGAGATTCATGGCCAGACTTACAATGTGACCTGAaatgaatatatacacaaagatatgaataaatacacAAACGAAAAAGGCACACAGTCATTTGTATGCTAAACTAAAAAAGGCTTTGCTGAAACCAAAATTTTGCTCAAACAAAACTGTATTGCTTACCTGTCAAATGGTAAATTTTTGTGGTCTCCAGTTCCTACACACTCTAAGAGTTGCTTCTGTGTCCTTCCACTGAAAGTCAGGCATAGTTGAGAATAAACTGATATTCCAGACTAAAAAAGATGCAATGCTTAACAACATAAAACTGACTCATAATGTTTTGACATGGTGTTGCATGTAatagtcaaatttatttgtggaactATACTCTGTAACTATAACTTGTGCTGTGGGCTCCTACCAGCAGGGGAGCCCTTTTTTATATTGACATTGTATATGTCTTCTTGACTATAGAAGCCCTTATTATGAAAAAATAACAAAGACACAAGCCTAAGGCttgtggcaataaaaaaagcCCTCagagataaaaaataatatgtatTAATCATTTTGACAACATcagtatatgtacatattattattatgacatgTTCCTGAAATAATAGAGCCATTTTCTTGAGATCTTGAAAAAACTCTTTACCACCATTGTTGCCTTTAGGAATAGCAGTGTTTTAGGGAGATAGCAGTTTACTGTTGGGTTATTCAATGTGTCACAGTAATAACCCAGTAAtctaccctctctgctccccgggcgctggagttggctgcccaccgctctgggtgtgtgtgtgtgtactcactgcccctaacacatgtgtgcgtgtgagtgtgtgttcactaccagatgggttaaatgcggaggacacatttcgctgtacagtgtacactgtacagtgacaaatacgtgcacctagCACCtagtgtgttctttttttttattcacaaacAGAACCTGAAGAAGTCAGAATAATTTACAACACCAGAACAACTTAGCTGAACAGATTCTCATTAGCAGCAGCATAGTAATTGGTAGATACTTTTCCAATAGCTATTAAGTGAAAATAATTAAGATGTGTTTTATTTCAATTAAAATGATATTATAAATTGTATGTATCTGAGCTATTCATGTGTTGGTGATAGTAATAGCTAAAATAATCTGAGCTTGCTATAAATtattgttttctcatttttttttcagcaaaaTGGCGGTTGTAGATGCAGTGGTAGTTGTAGAcatgtttataatatttatcCATTTGTAGTTGAATATAAAACAATTTTAGTTAGACATTAATGTAATCAGTGTGTTAATACTTTTATTGTAATCTAACATTAGCCTACTAGCATTCTTTTTTGATAAAGAGTTGTTTTTGAGTgcaaaatgtttaatttttgtCTGTTAGTTTGTctgtaaaactgtatttataGGTTGAAACAAATGTGAATAAGcagaaatattaataaagatatgattttaattaaacagtacttttttgtcatttttagtaCATCCTAACTTTTTtagaatataaaaacaaacacaaaactcATCAAACCTTAAAAACATGGTGGGTCAAAGTAACCATTTGGGTAACGCTTGTGACATAGAGTGTTGTGTT encodes:
- the LOC140535803 gene encoding FERM domain-containing protein 7; its protein translation is MGDRFELLKTAKRSAQRQKAREGKVRLRVIFLDDSERVFEVEQKIQGCDFFNKVCGHLKLLEKEYFGLEFRHHNGSYVWLELLKPLAKQIKQTSDLAFHFIVKFFPPDPGQLQKGLTRYLFALQIKQDLSNGSLTCNDNSAALLVSHILQAEIGDYDEELDAHHLENKQYVPNQEYLDHKIIRFHKKHRGHTPAQSDVHLLEVARKLDMYGIRPHPAHDGEGMRINLAVTHMGVLVFQGNTKINTFSWAKIRKLSFKRRHFLIKLHTEAGPSRRDMVEFTMASRDICKTFWKMCVEYHAFFRLSEEPKPHQKSLLSSKGSSFRYSGRTQKQLLECVGTGDHKNLPFDRSHCKSGHESRHCKSSPDLLTDVSKQIYEQTYPFHFAVSEQQVDVFSDELERSRPLSRNPAFSSKSASPKLRSMSTSGAERQGRGSQRPRAKRRQSPSAQHLVLLYPNNPHLQFHPVLPTFPLPTYPYLLQDHTSSSLDRLTQAHQSLTPLKHLSRQTGLSSSPSSLSPPRRQQHLERLRLSGLGLAGSRPYPLSGGDQGVGLNRRLNMGRLQAGHYSDDSTFQTGLPHRASSQPNVKFQRPTLASSAAAHASEFRPLGYYPHLSRHQVPARPTYLPLSTTPLPERPTSLCMLGTGNYSDSDSDPFYPYYCPALGKVVHSGPIARMRFSSGSLQLDEEEGEEDEEVDNQSEGENSALTSVKVMKL